Below is a window of Mycobacterium sp. 050128 DNA.
ACCAACCTGGATCGGTCGCTTGGGCTCGAACACGCCGAAACGGTTGCCGACAGCGAGCACCGCCGGTCCCAGCGTGAGCGCTACCGCCGTCGTGACCACTATCCCCACCCCGCAGGGCACGCCCAGGGTTTGGAACGACGGCATTCGGGCGAACGCGAGGCAGAAGATCGCCCCGGCGATCGTCAAACCGGAACCGATGATCACGTGCGCGGTTCCGCGATACATCGTGTAGAAGGCGGCTTCGGAGTCCTCGCCGGACTGCCGCGCTTCCTGGTATCGCCCGACGATGAATATCCCGTAGTCGGTGCCCGCCGCGATGGCCAGCGAGGTGAGCAGGCTGACCGCAAACGGGGTCAGTCCCATGGTGCTGTTATGCACGACGAGAGCGACGACTCCGCGCGCCGTCGCCAGTTCGACGCCGACCGTGACCAGCAGCAGGAGCACCGTGACGATCGAGCGGTAGACGAGCAGCAGAATCAGCAACACCACGACGACCGTGGTCAACGTCAGCTTGAGCATCGACGCGTCGCCGCTGTGTTTCAAATCCGCGGCGAACGCCGAGACCCCGGTGATTCCGACCGTTATCCCCGGCGGTGCCGGCGAATCGGCGACGGCCTTGCGGACCGCTTCGATCGACTCGGTGGCGCGCAACTCGCCCTGGTTGCCGGAGAGATTCACCTGGACCAAAGCGGCTCTGCCGTCGGTGCTTTGCGCGCCCGCGGCAGTCAGCGAATCGCCCCAGAAGTCCTGGATGCTCTGCACGTGTTCCGGATCGGCGCGCAACTTGCGGATCAGGCCGTCGTAGAACGTGTGGGCGGCGTCGTCGAGGGGATGGTCGCCCTCCAGGACGATCACCGCGGAACTGTCGGAGTTTCCCTGCTGGAACACCGTGCCGATGTGCTTGGTCGCCCGGTACGAGGGCGCGTCCCTGGGGACCAGCGAGATCGAGTGCTGTTCGGCAACCGCCTCGAGCGGTGGGACCGCGACGTTGAGTACGACGACGACCGCCAGCCAGCCCAAGATGATGGGCACCGCGAACCGGTGAATCGCGCGTGCCACGAAGAGCCGCGAGTTACAGGTCGGCCAGCAACAGGCGCAGCACCTCGAGCCCCTCGGTGAGGAGCTCGTCGCTGATGGTCAGCGGGGGCAGCAGCCGAATGACGTTTCCGAACATGCCGCAGGTCAGCACGATGATTCCGGCCGCACCGGCCGCGGTCGCCAGCTTGTTCGTCAGCTCGGCGTCGGGGTCGCTGGTGCCGGACTTGACCAGCTCGACGGCGATCATGGCGCCGCGGCCGCGCACATCGCCGATCCGGTCGTCGCCGGCCTGCATCCGCAGCAGCACGTCGAAGATCAGGCGTTCGATCTGCTGGGCCCGCTCGATCAGGCCGTCCTTCTCGATGGTCTCGATGCTGGCCAGCGCCGCCGCGCAGGCGACGGGGTTGCCGCCGAAGGTGCCACCCAGGCCGCTGACGTGCGGGGCGTCCATGATCTCGGCGCGGCCCGTCACCGCCGACAGCGGCAGCCCGCCGGCGATGCCCTTGGCGGTACAGATCAGGTCGGGCTCCAGGCCGTTTGAGCCCTCGTGCTCGCAGGCGAACATCGCCCCGGTGCGCGCGAAGCCGCTCTGCACCTCGTCGGCGATGAACACCACATCGTTCTTGTGGCACCAGTCGACCAGCGCGGGCAGGAAGCCCTCGGCCGGGACGATGAATCCGCCCTCGCCCTGGATCGGCTCGATGATGACGGCGGCCAGGTTGGCGGCGCCGATCTGCTTCTCCAAGACGCTGATCGCCCGCGCGGCGGCCAGCTCGCCGTCGGTGGCCAGGTCCTTGTCCAACAGGCCATCGCGGTACGGATAGGACATCGGCGCCCGGTAGATCTCCGGCGCGAACGGGCCGAAGCCGCTCTTGTACGGCATCGACTTGGCGGTCAGCGCCATCGTCATGTTGGTGCGGCCGTGATAGGCGTGGTCGAAGGCCGCGACGGCGGGTTTGCGGGTGTAGGAGCGCGCGATCTTGATGGCGTTCTCGACGGCCTCGGCGCCGGAGTTGAACAGCACCGAACGCTTTTCACCCGAGCCCGGGGTGATCCGGTTCAGCTCCTCGGCGACCGCGATGTAGGACTCGTACGGCGTGACCATGAAGCAGGTGTGGGTGAACTCGGCGACCTGTTCGCGCACCGCGTCGACCACCCGCGGCGCGGAGTTGCCGATCGTGGTGACGGCGATGCCGGAGCCCAGGTCGATGAGCCGGTTCCCGTCGACGTCCTCGATGATGCCGCCGCCGGCGCGCGCGACGAACACGGGCAGGCTGATGCCGACGCCGTGGGACACCGCCGAGGTGCGGCGTTTGTTGAGTTCCAGCGACACGGGACCAGGGATTTCGGTAACCAGCTGGCGGGTCTGTTCGAGGCTGGCCACGACGTCCTCCTCCCGGCGACGCGCGTGTCGCGTCGCGCTGAAAGCCTATCTGTCGGACGGGTCTTGGCGCCTGCCGAGGATGCGGCCCAACCGCGCGCCCCCGGGCCTGCCAGACTGGACGGGCACACTGGACCCTCGAAAACCCAGCAATACCGATACGAAAGACAGGCACGTCTCGATGGAAAGTTTGGTTTTGTTCCTGCCGTTCCTGCTCATCATGGGCGGGTTCATGTACCTGGCGTCGCGTCGCCAGAAGAAGGCGATGCAGGCCACCATCGACCTGCACGAGTCATTGCAGCCGGGGGACCGCGTGCACACCACGTCCGGCATGGAGGCCACCGTTGTCGCGCTCACCGACGACACCGTCGACCTCGAAATCGCGCCCGGCGTGGTGACCACCTGGATGAAGCTGGCCGTCCGCGACAAGATCTTGCCGGAGGACTACTTCGACGAAGATGAGGACGACTTTGACGAGTCCGACGACGCTCAGGGTCCGGCCGGCGAGAGCCACTTGACCAAAGATCAGTGACCACCGCGGTCCGATGAGCGGGTTGCGCCAAGCGGGCACGTAGGCTCTTTCGGGAGCCAGAAACCGATTACCAAGGAGATATAAGGAAAGTGGCATCGTCTTCGGCGCCGGTGCACCCTGCCCGCTACCTGTCGGTTTTCTTCGTCTTGCTGATCGGCGTCTACCTGCTGGTGTTTCTCACCGGGGACAAACACGCCGCCCCGAAGCTCGGCATCGACCTGCAGGGCGGTACCCGCGTCACCTTGACCGCCCGCACTCCGGACGGCTCCCGCCCGAGCCGGGAGGCGCTCGCGCAGGCGCAGCAGATCATCAGCTCGCGCGTCAACGGCCTGGGCGTCTCCGGTTCTGAGGTCGTGGTCGACGGTGACAACCTGGTCATCACGGTGCCCGGCAACGACGGCAACGAGGCTCGCAACCTGGGGCAGACCGCGCGCCTCTACATCCGCCCGGTGCTGAACTCGGCGCCCGCCCAAGCGGCCGAACCCAAGCCCCCGGCCGGCATCGCGCCCCCGGGCGGCCAGCCCGCGCCGCCACCCGCGGGGCAACCCGCACCGCCGCCCGCCGGCCAGCCCGCACCACCACCTGCCGGGCGGCCGGCGCCGCAGCCGCGTCCCTACCCGCAGGACCCGCCGCCCAGTCCCAGCCCCGCGCCCGCACCGGGCAATGCCCCGCCGCCCGCGGCGCCGGCACCCGCAGGCCCGGCGGCCGACGCCCCGCCGCCCGAGGTGCCCGGGCCGCCCGATCCGCGCAAGGATCTCGCCGACCGCATCAAGGTGATGAAGGATTTCCGGCAGAGCAACAACCCGTACATTCAGATGGTTGCTCAGCAGTGGGTGGCTGCCCACTGCGACAAAGAGGACATCCTGGCCGGCAACGATGACCCGGCCCTGCCGCTGATCACCTGCTCGACCGACCACAAGTACGTCTACCTGCTGGGGCCGTCGATCATCAGCGGTGACCAGATCCAGGACGCCAGCTCGACGATGAACCAGCGCGGCATCGGCTACGTCGTCGACGTTCA
It encodes the following:
- the secD gene encoding protein translocase subunit SecD, translating into MASSSAPVHPARYLSVFFVLLIGVYLLVFLTGDKHAAPKLGIDLQGGTRVTLTARTPDGSRPSREALAQAQQIISSRVNGLGVSGSEVVVDGDNLVITVPGNDGNEARNLGQTARLYIRPVLNSAPAQAAEPKPPAGIAPPGGQPAPPPAGQPAPPPAGQPAPPPAGRPAPQPRPYPQDPPPSPSPAPAPGNAPPPAAPAPAGPAADAPPPEVPGPPDPRKDLADRIKVMKDFRQSNNPYIQMVAQQWVAAHCDKEDILAGNDDPALPLITCSTDHKYVYLLGPSIISGDQIQDASSTMNQRGIGYVVDVQFKPAAANTWADFTAAHIGTQTAFTLDSQVVSAPMIQEAIPGGRTQISGGDPPFTAATAKQLANVLKYGSLPLSFESSEAQTVSATLGLTSLRAGLMAGAIGLVLVLLYSLLYYRVLGLLTALSLTASGAMIFAILVLLGRQINYTLDLAGIAGLIIGIGTTADSFVVFFERIKDEIREGRSFRSAVPRGWVRARKTIVSGNAVTFLAAAVLYGLAIGQVRGFAFTLGLTTVLDIVVVFLVTWPLVYLASKSPTLAKPAYNGLGAVQQVARERRASDVKTGRGTR
- the yajC gene encoding preprotein translocase subunit YajC gives rise to the protein MESLVLFLPFLLIMGGFMYLASRRQKKAMQATIDLHESLQPGDRVHTTSGMEATVVALTDDTVDLEIAPGVVTTWMKLAVRDKILPEDYFDEDEDDFDESDDAQGPAGESHLTKDQ
- the gabT gene encoding 4-aminobutyrate--2-oxoglutarate transaminase gives rise to the protein MASLEQTRQLVTEIPGPVSLELNKRRTSAVSHGVGISLPVFVARAGGGIIEDVDGNRLIDLGSGIAVTTIGNSAPRVVDAVREQVAEFTHTCFMVTPYESYIAVAEELNRITPGSGEKRSVLFNSGAEAVENAIKIARSYTRKPAVAAFDHAYHGRTNMTMALTAKSMPYKSGFGPFAPEIYRAPMSYPYRDGLLDKDLATDGELAAARAISVLEKQIGAANLAAVIIEPIQGEGGFIVPAEGFLPALVDWCHKNDVVFIADEVQSGFARTGAMFACEHEGSNGLEPDLICTAKGIAGGLPLSAVTGRAEIMDAPHVSGLGGTFGGNPVACAAALASIETIEKDGLIERAQQIERLIFDVLLRMQAGDDRIGDVRGRGAMIAVELVKSGTSDPDAELTNKLATAAGAAGIIVLTCGMFGNVIRLLPPLTISDELLTEGLEVLRLLLADL